One Edaphobacter flagellatus genomic region harbors:
- a CDS encoding ABC transporter permease, protein MFNEALRRLRMLFQRKIFQNELDEEMRLHVDLRQQEYIDAGYSAEAARTAARRSFGNAASLRESSYRSWGWSWLESLMSDLRYGARSMFRSPALTLVALLSLALGIGANTAIFSFLDAVMLRSLPIREPKQLVILGEGQENGQTDRYGSTDLYSYPFFRQLQQRNEVFSDVAAILSMSNEAHGMVDGRDEMDLIHMQTVSGSYFPTLGVRAEMGRMLNESDDSSEGDHPVVVISDAWWKRGLASDPNVLHRTIKFGTTTFNIVGVAPPEFFGTKVGERPDLWFPASMLKFVPPGWGYYKQNFSQSFYIIGRLKPGVSMKQATSNVDVLYHQIIRGFPDVDTSKRNMEHLDEAHVELTSMATGISTLRATFSEPLKILMTITALVLLIACANIANLLLARSTVRVREFAVRQALGAQRSRLVRQLLTESLLLALIGGVLGVALAAFANRLLLRMISSGPDVIPLDVSLNIRLLWFSMAVTVATALLFGCIPALRGTRIAVTETLKDGRSTSNTSARSPLGKSLIVVQVAISLVLMVGAILFTRSLANLNKVNTGFNREGVLRMNIDTTVTGLKYDDPRMVAMYKEIEDRVSVLPGVKAASFASFFFHKGSWNTGIHVPGVPYDENVNIKHNTIGSGYFSTMQIPLVAGRNFGPQDTATSQRVAIISESMAKNLFPVGVNPLGRHYYAPKEKPENDRLVIGIAKDVKFRDLNEETQYIDYFPNAQNPSGFYYFAARYEGDLNAVTNEVRQAIRDVNRSLAISKVTTLEAEIDSSITNQRLVAELSAFFALLAVFLSSIGIYGLMSYMVSRRTNEIGIRIAIGASRSNVRWLVLREIVLLVVVGILIGVPVTIAGGRIVTSLLFGMSGADVASLAASIVALLMVAVLAGYLPARRAARVDPMEALRYE, encoded by the coding sequence ATGTTCAACGAAGCCCTGCGCCGCCTGCGCATGCTCTTTCAGAGAAAAATTTTTCAGAACGAGCTGGATGAGGAGATGCGTCTCCACGTGGACCTGCGCCAGCAGGAGTACATCGATGCGGGCTACTCGGCTGAGGCCGCGCGAACCGCGGCGAGACGCAGCTTCGGGAATGCGGCTTCGCTCCGCGAGAGCAGCTACAGGAGCTGGGGCTGGAGCTGGCTGGAGAGCCTGATGAGCGACCTGCGCTATGGCGCGCGGTCGATGTTTCGCAGTCCTGCGCTGACGCTGGTGGCGCTGCTGTCGCTGGCATTGGGCATCGGCGCGAATACGGCGATCTTCAGCTTTCTGGATGCGGTGATGCTGCGCTCGTTGCCGATTCGGGAGCCAAAGCAGCTCGTCATCCTGGGAGAGGGGCAAGAGAATGGCCAGACGGACCGCTATGGCTCAACCGATCTCTACTCGTATCCCTTCTTTCGTCAGTTGCAGCAGAGGAATGAGGTCTTCTCCGATGTTGCTGCCATTCTGAGCATGAGCAACGAAGCCCACGGCATGGTCGACGGACGCGATGAGATGGACCTGATCCACATGCAGACCGTCTCAGGTAGCTACTTTCCGACGCTTGGCGTACGAGCGGAGATGGGGAGAATGCTGAACGAAAGCGACGACAGCAGCGAGGGCGATCACCCTGTTGTCGTGATCAGCGATGCGTGGTGGAAACGCGGGCTGGCGAGCGATCCGAATGTGCTACACCGCACAATCAAATTTGGTACGACTACCTTCAACATCGTCGGCGTGGCACCGCCGGAGTTCTTTGGCACAAAGGTCGGCGAGCGGCCCGATCTATGGTTCCCGGCATCGATGTTGAAATTCGTGCCGCCAGGCTGGGGCTACTACAAGCAGAATTTTTCGCAGTCCTTCTACATCATCGGGCGGTTAAAGCCGGGGGTTTCGATGAAGCAGGCGACTTCGAATGTGGATGTGCTGTATCACCAGATCATTCGCGGATTTCCGGATGTGGATACCAGCAAGAGGAACATGGAGCATCTGGATGAGGCGCACGTCGAGTTGACGTCGATGGCGACCGGCATCTCCACGCTGCGTGCTACGTTCTCTGAGCCGTTGAAGATTCTGATGACGATTACGGCACTGGTGCTGCTGATTGCCTGCGCGAACATTGCAAACCTGCTTCTGGCGCGTTCGACGGTGCGTGTGCGTGAGTTTGCGGTGAGGCAGGCGCTGGGTGCGCAGCGCAGTAGGCTGGTGCGTCAACTGCTGACAGAGAGTCTGCTGCTGGCGCTGATCGGCGGTGTGCTGGGCGTTGCGTTGGCCGCGTTTGCCAATCGTCTGCTGCTGCGCATGATCTCTTCCGGGCCAGATGTGATTCCGCTGGATGTCTCCCTCAATATACGTCTGCTGTGGTTCAGCATGGCAGTCACGGTTGCCACGGCGCTGCTCTTCGGCTGCATCCCGGCACTGCGCGGCACGCGCATTGCCGTGACAGAGACGCTGAAGGATGGCCGCAGCACATCGAATACGAGCGCGCGTAGTCCGCTGGGCAAATCGCTGATTGTGGTGCAGGTAGCGATCTCGTTGGTACTGATGGTAGGAGCGATTCTGTTCACCCGTAGTTTGGCGAACCTGAACAAGGTGAATACGGGCTTCAACCGCGAGGGCGTGCTGCGCATGAACATCGACACAACGGTGACTGGCCTCAAGTACGACGATCCGCGGATGGTCGCCATGTACAAGGAGATCGAAGACCGCGTGAGTGTATTGCCCGGCGTGAAGGCCGCGAGCTTCGCTTCGTTCTTCTTCCACAAGGGAAGCTGGAACACCGGTATCCATGTGCCGGGCGTTCCGTATGACGAGAACGTCAACATCAAGCACAATACGATCGGCAGTGGCTACTTCAGCACGATGCAGATTCCCCTCGTGGCGGGACGCAACTTCGGCCCTCAGGATACAGCGACCTCGCAGCGCGTCGCCATCATCAGCGAAAGCATGGCGAAGAATCTCTTCCCGGTTGGAGTGAATCCGCTGGGCCGTCACTACTATGCGCCTAAGGAGAAGCCGGAGAACGACCGCCTCGTCATCGGTATTGCGAAGGACGTCAAGTTCAGAGATCTGAATGAAGAGACGCAGTACATCGACTACTTTCCGAATGCGCAGAACCCGTCGGGTTTCTACTATTTTGCGGCGCGCTATGAGGGTGACCTGAACGCGGTGACGAATGAGGTGCGGCAGGCGATCCGTGATGTGAATCGCTCGCTCGCGATCAGCAAGGTCACGACGCTCGAGGCGGAGATTGACAGCTCGATCACGAACCAGCGGCTAGTGGCGGAGCTTTCGGCGTTCTTTGCGTTGCTGGCGGTCTTTCTTTCGTCGATTGGGATTTACGGGCTGATGTCGTACATGGTCAGCAGGAGAACGAACGAGATCGGCATCCGTATCGCAATCGGCGCCTCGCGCTCAAATGTGCGGTGGCTGGTACTGCGTGAGATTGTGCTGCTGGTCGTAGTCGGCATCCTGATCGGCGTGCCAGTGACGATTGCCGGAGGACGCATCGTCACCAGCCTGCTCTTTGGGATGAGTGGGGCGGATGTTGCCAGCCTGGCAGCATCGATTGTGGCGCTGCTTATGGTTGCCGTGCTGGCGGGCTATCTGCCGGCGCGGCGCGCAGCGCGTGTCGATCCGATGGAGGCGCTTCGGTACGAATAG
- a CDS encoding Fpg/Nei family DNA glycosylase, translated as MPELPDIAAYITALEARVLGQPLEQVRIASAFLLRTVQPPIAAVEGHTVRGLRRVGKRIAFGFDNGMWLVLHLMIAGRLHWKPVGAKLGGRNQLAAFDFPSGSLVLTEAGSKRRAALYVFADEAAMQTIDAGGIDVFSATLDDFRAALMAENRTLKRALTDPRILSGIGNAYSDEILHAAKLSPIAQTHKLAAEQWQRLYDATRSTLQMWIDRLQVEAATAFPEKVTAFRKDMAVHGRFGEPCPVCGEKVQRIRYADNETNYCAECQTEGKVLADRSLSRLLGKDWPRTLDELEALKRR; from the coding sequence ATGCCGGAGCTTCCTGATATTGCCGCTTACATCACGGCGCTCGAAGCGCGCGTACTGGGCCAGCCGCTAGAGCAGGTGCGTATCGCCAGCGCGTTTCTGCTGCGCACCGTACAGCCTCCGATTGCAGCAGTTGAAGGGCACACGGTTCGTGGACTGCGCCGCGTGGGCAAGCGCATCGCCTTCGGTTTCGACAATGGGATGTGGCTGGTGCTTCACCTGATGATTGCAGGACGCCTGCACTGGAAGCCTGTAGGCGCGAAGCTCGGCGGACGCAATCAGCTTGCCGCGTTCGACTTTCCGTCAGGCTCGCTGGTACTGACCGAAGCGGGCAGCAAGCGCCGAGCCGCGTTATATGTCTTTGCCGACGAGGCTGCGATGCAGACAATCGACGCGGGCGGCATCGATGTGTTTTCAGCGACTCTCGATGATTTTCGTGCTGCGCTGATGGCGGAAAATCGCACGCTCAAACGGGCGCTGACCGATCCACGCATTCTGAGCGGTATCGGCAATGCTTACTCGGACGAGATTCTGCATGCAGCAAAGCTCTCGCCGATTGCTCAAACGCATAAGCTGGCGGCGGAGCAGTGGCAGCGCCTGTACGATGCAACACGCTCAACCCTGCAGATGTGGATCGACCGGCTGCAAGTCGAGGCCGCAACGGCGTTTCCAGAGAAGGTCACAGCATTTCGAAAGGACATGGCTGTACATGGACGCTTCGGAGAGCCGTGCCCCGTGTGCGGCGAGAAGGTGCAGCGCATACGTTATGCCGACAATGAGACGAACTATTGCGCCGAGTGCCAGACCGAGGGCAAGGTGCTGGCCGACCGTAGTTTGTCGCGTCTGCTCGGCAAGGACTGGCCGCGCACGCTCGACGAGCTTGAGGCACTGAAGCGCCGGTAG
- a CDS encoding glycosyltransferase → MRIPRVAYLPDSFHEVNGVAHTSRNFVAFAQRHALPFLCIRAGTRADAFEQAGELRTLELRRSRTSIRMEKDLDFDPLFWRYANAIRRELKRFQPDIIHITGPSELGIAGAYFAWEQRIPLAASWHTNVHEYAARRMGWITNKLAARYGDVISQRVEDGSLWATSRFYSLAKVLYAPNDELCRMLERTTHRPCYLMQRGVDTELFSPAHRTRPIDDQTLILGYVGRLSVEKNVALLAQIERQLLAMGITNFRFLIVGHGGEEASLRATLTQADFPGVLRGADLSRAYADMDILVFPSHTDTFGNVVLEALASGVPAVVTTGGGPKYIVRDQQTGFVAQDAEFAAAIATLANDRVRLAQMRVDARQYALSCSWDAVFNRVYQGYLDALPSQEFAAPLAAGALSS, encoded by the coding sequence ATGCGTATCCCACGCGTCGCGTATCTCCCGGACTCCTTCCACGAGGTCAACGGCGTCGCGCATACATCCCGCAACTTTGTCGCTTTCGCCCAGCGCCACGCGCTGCCGTTTCTGTGCATCCGTGCCGGTACGCGCGCCGACGCCTTTGAGCAGGCAGGCGAGCTGCGCACGCTGGAGCTGCGCCGTTCACGCACCTCGATTCGCATGGAAAAGGACCTCGACTTCGATCCGCTCTTCTGGCGATATGCCAACGCCATCCGCCGCGAGTTGAAGCGCTTCCAGCCGGACATCATCCACATCACCGGGCCCAGTGAGCTGGGCATCGCAGGCGCGTACTTCGCGTGGGAGCAGCGCATCCCGCTTGCCGCATCGTGGCATACCAATGTGCATGAGTACGCGGCTCGGCGCATGGGCTGGATTACGAACAAGCTCGCGGCGCGTTACGGTGACGTCATCTCGCAACGCGTCGAAGATGGTTCACTGTGGGCGACATCGCGCTTCTACTCCCTGGCCAAGGTTCTCTATGCGCCAAACGATGAGCTGTGCCGCATGCTGGAGCGCACAACACACAGGCCGTGCTACCTGATGCAGCGCGGTGTCGATACGGAGCTGTTTTCGCCGGCACATCGCACGCGTCCCATCGATGACCAGACATTGATTCTCGGCTATGTGGGCCGTCTGTCTGTCGAGAAAAACGTTGCTTTGCTAGCGCAGATTGAACGTCAGCTACTGGCCATGGGCATTACGAACTTCCGCTTCCTGATCGTCGGTCACGGCGGCGAGGAAGCATCGCTTCGTGCAACGTTGACGCAGGCAGACTTCCCTGGCGTGCTGCGCGGCGCAGATCTCTCACGCGCTTATGCAGATATGGATATCCTCGTCTTCCCGTCGCATACCGACACTTTTGGCAACGTGGTGCTGGAAGCGCTGGCAAGCGGCGTGCCTGCTGTCGTAACGACAGGCGGCGGCCCGAAGTACATCGTGCGCGATCAACAGACAGGCTTCGTCGCGCAGGATGCAGAATTTGCAGCGGCTATTGCGACACTGGCCAACGACCGCGTGCGGCTAGCGCAGATGCGGGTGGATGCGCGTCAGTACGCGCTCAGCTGCTCTTGGGACGCGGTATTCAATCGCGTCTATCAAGGCTACCTGGACGCGCTGCCCTCGCAGGAGTTTGCAGCTCCGCTCGCAGCGGGCGCACTCAGCTCCTAA
- a CDS encoding D-alanine--D-alanine ligase family protein, protein MKKNKLRVGILFGGRSGEHEVSLLSAASILKAIDRTKYDVVPIGITREGRWVTANDAQALLTGKAAKENPRLAGDPEATATAAVIRRGEAIIVPPVPADSLQPLELSAAAELAPQQPALHIDVVFPVLHGTFGEDGTIQGLFELADIAYVGSGVLGSAAGMDKDAMKKLFKAASLPQTPYLAMLRSEWRADAKKATKKIEAALKYPLFVKPANLGSSVGISKVHDRSELAAAMDLAASFDRKLVIEQGVGGPGAKPRELEVSVLGNDTPEASVVGEIVPGAEFYDYEAKYLSDSSVPIIPAKLSAAESKQIRQMAIEAFKACDCAGLARVDFLMEPAKKGSKRKPRIYLNEINTLPGFTSISMYPKLWAATGLPYKKLIDRLIQLAVERHQEKQQTQFSRV, encoded by the coding sequence ATGAAGAAGAACAAACTCCGCGTTGGAATCCTCTTTGGCGGCCGTTCGGGCGAGCATGAGGTCTCGCTGCTCTCCGCTGCCTCCATCCTCAAGGCCATCGACCGCACGAAGTATGACGTCGTTCCCATCGGCATCACGCGCGAAGGACGCTGGGTGACGGCGAACGATGCGCAGGCGCTGCTGACCGGAAAGGCTGCGAAGGAGAACCCGCGGCTGGCCGGTGATCCTGAGGCAACAGCGACGGCAGCCGTCATCCGCCGCGGCGAGGCGATCATTGTGCCGCCGGTACCTGCAGATTCACTGCAGCCGCTGGAGCTTTCGGCTGCTGCCGAGCTTGCCCCGCAACAGCCTGCGCTGCATATCGACGTTGTCTTCCCCGTCCTGCACGGCACCTTCGGTGAGGACGGCACGATCCAGGGACTATTTGAGTTGGCCGACATTGCCTACGTTGGCTCGGGCGTGCTGGGTTCAGCCGCAGGCATGGATAAAGACGCGATGAAGAAGCTCTTCAAGGCAGCCAGTCTGCCGCAGACGCCGTATCTCGCCATGCTGCGCTCGGAGTGGCGCGCCGATGCGAAGAAAGCGACGAAGAAGATTGAAGCTGCGCTCAAGTATCCGCTGTTTGTGAAACCCGCGAACCTGGGTTCCTCCGTCGGCATCAGTAAGGTGCACGACCGCTCGGAACTCGCTGCCGCGATGGACCTTGCCGCGAGCTTCGACCGCAAGTTGGTAATTGAGCAGGGTGTGGGCGGACCGGGAGCCAAGCCGCGCGAGCTTGAGGTCTCGGTGCTGGGCAACGATACTCCCGAAGCAAGCGTCGTCGGCGAGATCGTCCCCGGGGCTGAGTTCTACGACTACGAAGCAAAGTACCTCTCCGACTCCAGCGTGCCCATCATCCCCGCGAAACTATCCGCTGCAGAGTCAAAGCAGATTCGCCAGATGGCCATCGAGGCCTTCAAAGCCTGCGATTGCGCCGGGCTTGCTCGCGTGGACTTCCTGATGGAGCCTGCAAAGAAGGGGAGCAAGCGGAAGCCGCGCATCTACCTGAATGAGATCAATACTTTGCCCGGCTTCACGTCGATCAGCATGTATCCCAAGCTGTGGGCCGCTACAGGCCTGCCGTATAAAAAGCTGATCGACCGGCTGATCCAGTTGGCCGTCGAACGACATCAGGAGAAGCAGCAAACGCAGTTCAGCCGCGTCTAA
- a CDS encoding energy transducer TonB yields METPGLFVIPVKPVKPAAAPVRTYAPAVCSALLHVAVLVVLLHHSRHWVAPLRYPGTERGHNIVLSYLPGRAPMPSITPPPATPPISAKVQLQLPDPAKIQSQAASPNKNSPASEHPDSSSGADALGSGNISIALAKFFPRPKPDLSAMPSGSKGDVVLDITIDETGKISDLKLVKGIEHSIDETVIATVRQWTFNPANRDGQPIASEQEVHFHYEKG; encoded by the coding sequence ATGGAGACCCCTGGTCTGTTCGTCATACCAGTCAAACCCGTCAAGCCAGCCGCAGCACCCGTTCGCACCTATGCGCCCGCCGTCTGCTCGGCGCTGCTGCATGTTGCGGTGCTTGTCGTGCTGCTGCATCACAGCAGGCATTGGGTGGCTCCGCTCCGTTACCCCGGTACGGAGCGCGGCCACAACATCGTCCTCAGCTACCTGCCGGGACGCGCACCGATGCCCTCCATCACGCCCCCACCGGCGACTCCTCCGATCAGCGCTAAAGTGCAGTTACAACTTCCTGATCCGGCGAAGATTCAGTCGCAAGCTGCATCGCCGAACAAGAACTCGCCCGCATCGGAGCATCCCGATTCCTCAAGCGGAGCCGACGCGCTGGGCTCGGGCAATATCAGTATTGCGTTAGCAAAGTTCTTCCCGCGACCGAAACCGGATCTTTCCGCCATGCCGAGCGGGTCGAAGGGCGACGTCGTGCTTGACATCACCATCGATGAGACAGGAAAGATCTCTGACCTGAAGCTGGTCAAAGGCATCGAACACTCGATCGACGAAACTGTGATCGCCACCGTACGCCAATGGACCTTCAACCCCGCAAACCGGGACGGCCAACCCATCGCGAGCGAGCAGGAAGTCCACTTTCACTACGAGAAAGGTTGA
- a CDS encoding threonine ammonia-lyase, which yields MPATEELKSEVSISLADVVAARERLRGSIYYSPCAHSQMLSSITGQQIYLKLENLQMTGSFKERGALNRIALLTPEQAARGVVAASAGNHAQGVAYHATKRGIRALIVMPLATPLVKVTATRGFGAEVVLHGANYDEAYEEARRICAAEEMTFIHPFDDPAVMAGQGTIALEMLEQVPGLEAVVVPIGGGGLIGGIACAIKESNPKIKVVGVQTSRLPSMAIAVEQHGPVTIDPATTIADGIAVRRAGEVTFPVVNRYVDEIVTVDEDEIASSILMLLEREKTLAEGAGATALAALLQKKTSLHNVKTGVLVCGGNIDVTLLSRIIERGLVQDGRMIRLRITLLDKPGALAELTKLIAAHRANIVDTLYNRAYYGVNLGNTTIDITLETRGREQVQELLAALTAGGFEHTRIV from the coding sequence GTGCCCGCAACGGAAGAGTTGAAGAGCGAAGTGAGCATCAGCCTGGCCGACGTGGTTGCCGCACGCGAAAGGCTGCGCGGTTCGATTTATTATTCACCATGCGCGCACTCGCAGATGCTCTCCTCGATTACGGGCCAGCAGATTTACCTGAAACTTGAAAATCTGCAGATGACGGGCTCTTTTAAAGAGCGTGGCGCGCTGAACCGCATCGCCCTGCTGACGCCGGAGCAGGCAGCACGCGGTGTCGTTGCTGCGAGCGCTGGTAACCATGCGCAGGGCGTTGCATATCACGCAACGAAGCGCGGCATCCGCGCGTTGATTGTGATGCCGCTGGCGACGCCGCTGGTGAAGGTGACGGCGACGCGCGGGTTTGGTGCCGAGGTTGTGCTGCACGGCGCCAACTACGACGAGGCATACGAAGAGGCGCGCCGCATCTGTGCTGCCGAGGAGATGACCTTCATCCATCCCTTCGATGACCCCGCCGTCATGGCAGGTCAGGGAACGATTGCGCTGGAGATGCTTGAGCAGGTGCCGGGGCTTGAAGCCGTCGTTGTTCCCATCGGCGGCGGCGGTCTGATCGGCGGCATTGCCTGCGCGATCAAAGAATCGAATCCGAAGATCAAGGTTGTTGGTGTGCAGACGTCGCGGCTGCCCTCGATGGCCATTGCCGTCGAACAGCACGGCCCGGTGACGATTGATCCGGCAACGACGATCGCCGATGGTATTGCCGTCCGCCGTGCAGGCGAAGTGACCTTCCCCGTCGTCAACCGTTACGTCGATGAGATCGTCACTGTCGATGAGGACGAGATCGCCTCCTCCATCCTCATGCTGCTCGAACGTGAGAAGACGCTGGCCGAGGGCGCGGGCGCAACCGCGCTTGCTGCTCTTCTACAGAAGAAGACCTCGCTCCACAACGTGAAGACTGGCGTGCTCGTATGCGGAGGCAACATCGACGTCACCCTGCTGAGCCGCATCATCGAGCGCGGCCTGGTGCAGGACGGACGTATGATTCGCCTGCGCATCACACTGCTCGACAAGCCGGGCGCGCTGGCCGAACTGACAAAGCTGATCGCCGCGCACCGCGCCAATATCGTCGATACGCTCTATAATCGCGCCTACTACGGCGTGAACCTCGGCAACACGACAATCGACATTACGCTCGAAACACGCGGACGTGAACAGGTCCAGGAGCTGCTCGCCGCGCTGACGGCTGGCGGATTCGAGCACACGCGTATCGTATAG